Proteins from one Triticum aestivum cultivar Chinese Spring chromosome 7A, IWGSC CS RefSeq v2.1, whole genome shotgun sequence genomic window:
- the LOC123147385 gene encoding sphingoid long-chain bases kinase 1 isoform X1, which produces MSSRSLVRSPVSCSAVNECFSYNSRCPRSYYQYSNTMKLQTPQAGQMLLPRKLWKSTRLQTTLLIQRRTVSNCCSDLSTTYTEQLPSYLGLNVLQDQSNAKQNNIRKVLVILNPNSGFRSSREVFYKKVQSTLKLSGFAMEVVETAYAGHAKVLASTVDLSTCPGGIICVGGDGVVNEVVNGLLGRDDLKEALQLPIGIVPAGSDNSLVWSVLGIRDPVSAATALAKGGFTPIDVFAVKWIQAGVTHFGLTASYCGFVADVLQLSENFRLQLGPFRYVIAGILKFLSLPQYKFEVDYLPLSPETIPNLESPIEKCHGQLSDDSKVKSGTYMDRSSGDNWVTRKGEFLGILVCNHFCKPAQGLFSPLVAPKAQHDDGSLDLILVHGSGRLRLFCFFVAYQFCWHLLLPFVEYVKVKQVKVRPVGSTHSGCGVDGELLQAEGQPEWQCSLLPVQGRLLGRHPRT; this is translated from the exons ATGAGCTCCAGAAGCCTCGTCCGATCCCCG GTATCCTGTAGTGCTGTAAACGAATGCTTTTCCTACAATTCACGCTGCCCAAGAAGCTACTATCAGTATTCTAATACCATGAAGCTACAAACACCGCAAGCTGGCCAGATGCTTTTGCCTCGCAAATTATGGAAATCTACTCGATTGCAGACCACCCTTCTCATCCAGAGGCGGACTGTATCAAACTGTTGCTCTGACCTTAGTACCACTTACACAGAGCAACTTCCCAGCTATTTAGGACTTAATGTTTTGCAAGACCAATCAAATGCGAAACAAAACAATATTCGTAAAGTCCTTGTCATCCTGAATCCTAATTCTGGATTCCGTAGCTCTCGCGAGGTTTTCTACAAGAAAGTGCAATCAACACTGAAG CTTTCAGGCTTCGCGATGGAGGTTGTTGAAACAGCGTATGCTGGTCATGCAAAGGTGCTTGCTTCTACTGTTGACCTCAGTACATGCCCTGGTG GCATTATCTGTGTTGGGGGTGATGGAGTCGTAAATGAG GTTGTGAATGGTTTACTTGGTAGAGACGATTTGAAAGAGGCGCTTCAACTTCCTATTGGGATAGTTCCTGCTGGTTCCGATAATTCATTAGTATGGAGTGTTCTTGGCATCAGGGATCCTGTGTCAGCAGCAACTGCTTTAGCTAAG GGTGGTTTCACACCGATTGATGTGTTTGCTGTAAAATGGATCCAAGCTGGAGTTACTCATTTCGGTTTGACGGCTTCCTACTGTGGTTTTGTAGCTGATG TTCTGCAATTATCTGAAAACTTCCGCCTGCAGCTTGGGCCCTTCCGTTACGTCATCGCTGGCATTCTTAAGTTTTTGTCCCTGCCCCAATACAAATTTGAGGTGGATTATCTGCCTTTATCACCAGAGACAATTCCTAACTTGGAGTCACCGATTGAAAAATGCCATGGCCAGCTTTCTGATGACAGCAAGGTTAAGAGTGGTACTTATATGGATCGTAGCAGTGGAGATAATTGGGTTACGAGGAAAGGGGAGTTTCTTGGCATTTTGGTCTGCAACCACTTCTGCAAGCCTGCCCAGGGGTTATTTTCTCCACTTGTTGCACCAAAAGCTCAGCATGATGATGGCAGTCTGGACTTGATTCTTGTACATGGAAGTGGAAGACTCAGATTATTTTGCTTTTTTGTTGCCTATCAGTTTTGCTGGCATCTTCTACTCCCTTTTGTGGAATATGTCAAG GTAAAACAAGTAAAGGTTAGGCCAGTGGGCAGTACCCACAGTGGTTGTGGTGTCGACGGCGAGCTTCTTCAGGCGGAAGGCCAACCAGAATGGCAGTGCTCTCTGCTCCCAGTACAAGGCCGGTTGCTTGGCCGGCATCCCAGAACATAG
- the LOC123147385 gene encoding sphingoid long-chain bases kinase 1 isoform X2 produces the protein MSSRSLVRSPVSCSAVNECFSYNSRCPRSYYQYSNTMKLQTPQAGQMLLPRKLWKSTRLQTTLLIQRRTVSNCCSDLSTTYTEQLPSYLGLNVLQDQSNAKQNNIRKVLVILNPNSGFRSSREVFYKKVQSTLKLSGFAMEVVETAYAGHAKVLASTVDLSTCPGIICVGGDGVVNEVVNGLLGRDDLKEALQLPIGIVPAGSDNSLVWSVLGIRDPVSAATALAKGGFTPIDVFAVKWIQAGVTHFGLTASYCGFVADVLQLSENFRLQLGPFRYVIAGILKFLSLPQYKFEVDYLPLSPETIPNLESPIEKCHGQLSDDSKVKSGTYMDRSSGDNWVTRKGEFLGILVCNHFCKPAQGLFSPLVAPKAQHDDGSLDLILVHGSGRLRLFCFFVAYQFCWHLLLPFVEYVKVKQVKVRPVGSTHSGCGVDGELLQAEGQPEWQCSLLPVQGRLLGRHPRT, from the exons ATGAGCTCCAGAAGCCTCGTCCGATCCCCG GTATCCTGTAGTGCTGTAAACGAATGCTTTTCCTACAATTCACGCTGCCCAAGAAGCTACTATCAGTATTCTAATACCATGAAGCTACAAACACCGCAAGCTGGCCAGATGCTTTTGCCTCGCAAATTATGGAAATCTACTCGATTGCAGACCACCCTTCTCATCCAGAGGCGGACTGTATCAAACTGTTGCTCTGACCTTAGTACCACTTACACAGAGCAACTTCCCAGCTATTTAGGACTTAATGTTTTGCAAGACCAATCAAATGCGAAACAAAACAATATTCGTAAAGTCCTTGTCATCCTGAATCCTAATTCTGGATTCCGTAGCTCTCGCGAGGTTTTCTACAAGAAAGTGCAATCAACACTGAAG CTTTCAGGCTTCGCGATGGAGGTTGTTGAAACAGCGTATGCTGGTCATGCAAAGGTGCTTGCTTCTACTGTTGACCTCAGTACATGCCCTG GCATTATCTGTGTTGGGGGTGATGGAGTCGTAAATGAG GTTGTGAATGGTTTACTTGGTAGAGACGATTTGAAAGAGGCGCTTCAACTTCCTATTGGGATAGTTCCTGCTGGTTCCGATAATTCATTAGTATGGAGTGTTCTTGGCATCAGGGATCCTGTGTCAGCAGCAACTGCTTTAGCTAAG GGTGGTTTCACACCGATTGATGTGTTTGCTGTAAAATGGATCCAAGCTGGAGTTACTCATTTCGGTTTGACGGCTTCCTACTGTGGTTTTGTAGCTGATG TTCTGCAATTATCTGAAAACTTCCGCCTGCAGCTTGGGCCCTTCCGTTACGTCATCGCTGGCATTCTTAAGTTTTTGTCCCTGCCCCAATACAAATTTGAGGTGGATTATCTGCCTTTATCACCAGAGACAATTCCTAACTTGGAGTCACCGATTGAAAAATGCCATGGCCAGCTTTCTGATGACAGCAAGGTTAAGAGTGGTACTTATATGGATCGTAGCAGTGGAGATAATTGGGTTACGAGGAAAGGGGAGTTTCTTGGCATTTTGGTCTGCAACCACTTCTGCAAGCCTGCCCAGGGGTTATTTTCTCCACTTGTTGCACCAAAAGCTCAGCATGATGATGGCAGTCTGGACTTGATTCTTGTACATGGAAGTGGAAGACTCAGATTATTTTGCTTTTTTGTTGCCTATCAGTTTTGCTGGCATCTTCTACTCCCTTTTGTGGAATATGTCAAG GTAAAACAAGTAAAGGTTAGGCCAGTGGGCAGTACCCACAGTGGTTGTGGTGTCGACGGCGAGCTTCTTCAGGCGGAAGGCCAACCAGAATGGCAGTGCTCTCTGCTCCCAGTACAAGGCCGGTTGCTTGGCCGGCATCCCAGAACATAG